The following are from one region of the Mesorhizobium sp. B2-8-5 genome:
- a CDS encoding ABC transporter permease has protein sequence MTMSTLETEVASQARPSDALRHLGVGEMSRVAVLIALLIAGQAITPSFLSLANIHVILLAVAAIGIMAYGMTLVVITGEIDLSIAGVAILSCVAGGLLIPTGSAVLVIGTTLLTGLAIGLVNGILVAALGIPSLITTLGMLGITRALANIFSGGQALYPEPIAAYLWLGRGDLVGVPLPIVLLVVLCAAAIALTKYSIFGRALYATGGNVKAAALSGINVVGVRTAVFAISGICAALAGMLESARLSYINPAGFEGMELSVLAVTVLGGAALSGGSGSITGTVVAALIIGIVNNLLNQLGVSIYLQQVVTAAVILAVVIPGMWQRGIAK, from the coding sequence ATGACCATGAGTACTCTTGAAACCGAGGTTGCCTCACAGGCGCGGCCTTCCGACGCCTTGCGGCACCTAGGCGTTGGCGAGATGAGCCGCGTCGCGGTGTTGATCGCCCTGCTTATTGCGGGGCAGGCGATCACACCGTCCTTTCTGTCCCTCGCCAACATCCATGTCATACTTCTCGCCGTGGCCGCGATCGGCATCATGGCCTACGGAATGACACTAGTGGTGATCACCGGAGAGATCGACTTGTCTATCGCCGGGGTCGCAATACTATCCTGCGTCGCCGGCGGGCTACTGATCCCGACCGGCTCCGCAGTGCTCGTCATCGGCACCACTTTGTTGACGGGGCTGGCCATCGGCCTGGTCAACGGCATTCTCGTCGCAGCATTGGGCATTCCTTCGCTGATAACCACGCTCGGCATGCTCGGCATCACCCGCGCGCTCGCCAACATCTTCTCAGGCGGTCAGGCGCTCTATCCCGAACCGATCGCCGCCTATCTCTGGCTCGGCCGCGGCGACCTTGTCGGCGTTCCGCTGCCGATCGTGCTGCTCGTAGTGCTTTGCGCAGCTGCGATCGCGCTCACCAAATATTCGATCTTCGGACGCGCACTTTACGCGACCGGCGGCAACGTCAAAGCAGCCGCTTTGTCCGGCATCAATGTTGTCGGCGTGCGCACCGCCGTGTTCGCGATTTCCGGCATCTGTGCTGCGCTTGCCGGCATGCTTGAAAGCGCCAGGCTGTCCTACATCAATCCGGCCGGCTTCGAAGGCATGGAGCTTTCGGTTTTGGCGGTCACCGTGCTGGGAGGCGCGGCGCTGTCCGGCGGCTCGGGCTCGATAACCGGTACGGTTGTGGCCGCCCTGATCATCGGCATCGTCAACAATCTTCTCAATCAGCTCGGTGTCAGCATCTATCTGCAGCAGGTCGTGACCGCGGCAGTCATCCTCGCCGTCGTGATACCTGGCATGTGGCAGCGGGGGATCGCGAAATGA
- a CDS encoding sugar ABC transporter substrate-binding protein: protein MLKLSRRYLLKTAATLTVLAAAPLAIAPAAAEESVHSIINALIKKYSGEAKAGMSNGDVRALFEKDGFRDYLDVYPVGELAGGFVWKPGMGASFVGPYSKLQIKSPFTDYLPLAEGPVLDHNKKYRIGLVFHGFNHPWLISLADTAAWEAKRHPNIELEVIDAEFDDNKMGQVIDTWIAKQYDGIVLWPNREAPMGPPVDRAIAAGIPVVSLDRRTSSEQISSEVLGNFYANGLQQGLYLKHAAPEGNIIFNRKDLGSTADSIRTGAFLEAIGNTPGYKVLANYHTNSQRTLAFKSTADALQAFQDISVSFNTGGEEAMGALDAIREANRLNSAPGGKKMMILANDDAREVLKEIKAGNIEMVSPYTPLIGDIGIRAVVMHIGAKAGLNEALPKLIMTPNLPMITKEKMNIEGIETLTPDEWPYAYGPAVAG from the coding sequence ATGCTGAAACTATCACGCCGTTATCTCTTGAAGACGGCTGCGACACTGACCGTGCTTGCTGCCGCCCCGCTGGCAATCGCTCCGGCGGCCGCTGAGGAGTCGGTCCATTCCATCATCAACGCGCTCATCAAAAAGTATTCCGGCGAGGCGAAGGCCGGAATGTCGAATGGTGACGTGAGAGCGCTGTTCGAGAAAGATGGCTTTCGCGACTACCTCGACGTCTACCCTGTGGGCGAGCTCGCCGGCGGGTTCGTATGGAAGCCGGGCATGGGTGCGAGTTTTGTCGGCCCCTACAGCAAGCTTCAAATCAAGTCGCCTTTCACCGACTATCTGCCGCTTGCGGAAGGTCCGGTGCTGGATCACAACAAGAAGTACCGCATAGGGCTGGTCTTTCACGGCTTCAACCACCCTTGGCTGATCAGCCTCGCCGACACCGCCGCTTGGGAGGCCAAACGCCATCCCAACATCGAGCTCGAGGTGATTGACGCCGAGTTCGACGACAACAAGATGGGCCAGGTCATCGATACCTGGATCGCCAAGCAGTATGACGGCATCGTGCTTTGGCCTAACCGCGAAGCACCGATGGGGCCACCGGTCGATCGCGCCATCGCGGCTGGCATCCCGGTGGTGAGCCTCGATCGCCGCACTTCGTCCGAGCAGATCAGCTCGGAGGTGCTTGGCAACTTCTATGCCAACGGTCTGCAGCAAGGTCTCTATCTCAAGCATGCTGCACCCGAGGGCAACATCATCTTCAATCGAAAGGATCTCGGCAGCACGGCGGACTCCATCCGCACCGGCGCCTTCCTGGAGGCGATCGGCAACACACCTGGCTACAAGGTGCTCGCCAACTATCACACCAACAGCCAGCGCACGCTGGCCTTCAAGTCGACGGCGGATGCGCTGCAGGCCTTCCAAGACATCTCGGTGTCGTTCAACACCGGCGGCGAGGAAGCCATGGGCGCGCTCGACGCAATCCGCGAGGCAAACCGGCTGAACAGCGCCCCGGGCGGGAAGAAGATGATGATCCTCGCCAATGACGATGCCCGTGAGGTGCTGAAGGAAATCAAGGCCGGCAACATCGAGATGGTGTCGCCCTACACACCGCTGATCGGCGACATCGGCATCCGCGCCGTTGTCATGCATATCGGCGCCAAGGCAGGCCTCAACGAAGCGCTGCCGAAGCTCATCATGACGCCCAACCTGCCGATGATCACTAAGGAGAAGATGAACATTGAGGGCATCGAGACGCTGACACCGGACGAGTGGCCTTATGCCTACGGTCCGGCAGTCGCGGGCTGA
- a CDS encoding ABC transporter permease: MSVLELSTPRVAPLLQGALRDPIIWLILLIFAVGALTSEYYLTALNIENLMRSIAVIGLLSLGMTVVLLTGRIDLSVAALMIFSVIVGVVVMAEIGPMLGSRWLVRGNTYAGPIVPVILIALTTGIAVGALNGIGVAYFKVASFIMTLVSLTALRGFNYVLTNGHPYYLKAPLYSWIGDSKIVGIPVSFVIFLLVLLALMGFVNGSMRGGRFYAIGGNEKAALYAGVKTQRYVVLAYAISGLCAALAGIIFTARLKSVDAPLAAGYELTAIAIAVIGGTALAGGIGSPWRTLLGSIAFAAGLNLLAIWGVGTWYQNLAIGVVLILSVGLSKMSRKKTQA; the protein is encoded by the coding sequence ATGAGCGTCCTGGAACTCTCCACCCCGCGCGTCGCGCCCTTGCTGCAGGGGGCGCTGCGTGATCCCATCATCTGGCTGATCCTGCTGATCTTCGCTGTCGGCGCGCTAACCTCCGAGTATTACCTCACCGCGCTCAACATCGAGAACCTCATGCGCAGCATCGCTGTCATCGGCCTGTTGTCACTCGGCATGACGGTGGTGCTGCTCACCGGCCGCATCGATCTGTCGGTCGCGGCGCTGATGATCTTTTCGGTCATTGTCGGCGTGGTCGTCATGGCCGAGATCGGCCCAATGCTGGGAAGCCGTTGGCTGGTGCGCGGCAACACCTATGCCGGCCCGATCGTCCCGGTCATTTTGATCGCGCTGACGACGGGCATCGCGGTCGGCGCGCTCAACGGCATTGGCGTGGCGTATTTCAAGGTCGCGTCCTTCATCATGACGCTGGTGTCGCTGACGGCCTTGCGCGGCTTCAATTACGTACTCACCAATGGCCACCCCTATTATCTCAAGGCACCGCTCTACAGCTGGATCGGCGATAGCAAGATAGTCGGCATCCCGGTCAGTTTCGTTATCTTCCTTCTCGTTCTTCTTGCTCTCATGGGCTTCGTAAATGGCAGCATGCGGGGCGGCCGCTTCTACGCTATAGGCGGCAACGAAAAAGCCGCGCTCTATGCCGGCGTCAAGACGCAGCGCTACGTGGTCCTGGCCTATGCCATCAGCGGATTGTGCGCCGCCCTTGCCGGCATCATCTTCACCGCACGGCTGAAGTCGGTCGATGCGCCGCTCGCTGCCGGTTATGAATTGACTGCCATTGCCATTGCTGTCATCGGCGGCACGGCGCTGGCTGGAGGCATCGGATCGCCTTGGCGTACGCTGCTGGGCAGCATTGCGTTTGCCGCCGGCCTCAACCTGCTCGCCATCTGGGGCGTCGGGACCTGGTACCAGAACCTCGCCATTGGCGTTGTTCTCATCCTATCGGTCGGCTTGTCGAAGATGAGCCGCAAGAAAACACAAGCATAG
- a CDS encoding alpha/beta hydrolase has protein sequence MNGANSNKEHGYVFRDRHPERTDVYRRFDETSAAARSSLTCRRNVAYGAHPREVFDLFAAGAGAPLVVFVHGGYWQSLDKDRYSFVASALVRRGFSVALPNYPLAPETRIDAIVARVGACVQAILRTLAAPPAFWIASGHSAGGHLAATLAMRSLTAGAPLAGCVPISGIFDVEPLAETSLNAALGLDRERAARISPIRWPVPRCRLAAIVGTDETQEFREQSRQFSSYWSGSGQHAELVPMRGKNHYTILCDLLEERSEIAEQIVRMAEAFRRETGRGRH, from the coding sequence ATGAATGGCGCGAATTCCAACAAGGAACATGGCTATGTCTTCCGCGACCGTCATCCGGAAAGAACGGACGTCTATAGACGTTTCGACGAGACGAGCGCCGCTGCCCGCAGCTCACTGACATGCCGGCGCAACGTCGCCTATGGCGCGCATCCGCGTGAAGTGTTCGACCTGTTTGCGGCTGGCGCGGGTGCGCCGCTGGTGGTTTTCGTACATGGCGGCTACTGGCAGAGCCTCGACAAGGACCGTTATTCCTTTGTCGCCTCGGCGCTCGTTCGCCGCGGCTTCTCCGTGGCGCTGCCAAACTATCCGCTGGCGCCTGAGACCCGTATCGACGCGATCGTTGCACGCGTCGGGGCCTGCGTGCAGGCGATTTTGCGAACCCTTGCAGCGCCCCCGGCTTTCTGGATCGCGAGCGGCCATTCCGCCGGCGGTCATCTTGCTGCCACACTCGCGATGAGAAGCCTCACGGCAGGCGCGCCGCTGGCGGGCTGCGTTCCGATCAGCGGCATCTTCGATGTCGAGCCGCTGGCAGAGACGTCACTCAACGCGGCGCTTGGGCTCGATCGCGAGCGGGCCGCAAGGATCAGCCCGATCCGCTGGCCGGTGCCGCGTTGTCGGCTCGCGGCCATCGTCGGCACAGACGAGACCCAGGAGTTCCGCGAGCAGTCGCGGCAGTTCTCTTCCTATTGGAGCGGCTCGGGCCAGCACGCCGAACTGGTTCCGATGCGCGGAAAAAACCACTATACGATATTGTGCGATCTGTTGGAGGAACGCTCGGAAATCGCTGAACAAATCGTGCGGATGGCTGAAGCCTTTCGCAGGGAGACAGGCCGTGGGCGGCACTAA
- a CDS encoding xylulokinase — translation MGGHLTLGIDIGTTNVKAAVLDTNTGKVVASGSQEHPLFHPFPGWAEQDASNYWGAVVSSVRQCLEQGRFADDIAAVALSGLVGVTLPVSDQGKPLRQAMIWMDSRSEEECEDIRRSVGEATINKNNGNRIAPWFIDPKALWIKKHEPHIFNATHKFLSPSGYCTYRMCGNFTMNTGDAGLAYAYEYREERWNESVARAIGIPLEKLPRLYQSHEVVGEVTRQAAEETGLRPGTIVAAGGTDISSAALGVGVTKAGEAYYSMGTGSNLGIMIPTGQNVEEYRILKWPHVLPGLTMFDGPMAFTGASLKWFRDQFGDAEFRLAERMGHNVFDLFTEQAKRVPACSDGLLYLPYLGNTLSPNWNSNACGNFFGVRPTTTRAHFIRALIEGVAFDLYSNVRTANAAGVKVDGLILNGGPTKSRFWNQITASVVNLPLKTPDIGEAAPIGDAVLAGVAAGIYKSPTEPLESIVRIKETIDPDPKLHERYQDFFEVWSSVYQNLRGDMDRHRALLNKYHSA, via the coding sequence ATGGGCGGACATCTCACGCTCGGCATCGATATCGGCACGACCAACGTGAAGGCCGCGGTTCTGGACACCAATACCGGCAAGGTGGTGGCATCAGGCTCGCAGGAACATCCTCTGTTTCACCCGTTTCCCGGCTGGGCCGAACAGGATGCGTCGAATTACTGGGGCGCCGTGGTCTCGTCCGTAAGGCAATGTCTGGAGCAGGGCCGCTTCGCCGACGATATCGCGGCCGTGGCGCTTTCGGGCCTTGTCGGCGTAACGCTGCCCGTCAGCGATCAGGGTAAGCCGTTGCGTCAGGCCATGATCTGGATGGACTCCCGCTCCGAGGAAGAGTGCGAAGACATCCGCCGCAGCGTCGGCGAGGCGACCATCAACAAGAACAACGGCAACCGTATCGCGCCCTGGTTCATCGATCCCAAGGCGCTGTGGATCAAAAAGCACGAGCCGCACATCTTCAACGCCACGCACAAGTTCCTGTCGCCTTCCGGCTATTGCACCTACCGGATGTGCGGCAACTTCACGATGAACACCGGTGACGCCGGGCTCGCCTATGCCTACGAATATCGTGAGGAGCGCTGGAACGAGTCTGTCGCAAGGGCGATCGGCATTCCGCTCGAGAAGCTGCCGCGGCTCTACCAATCCCATGAAGTGGTGGGCGAGGTGACCAGGCAGGCGGCCGAGGAGACGGGACTGCGTCCCGGCACCATAGTCGCGGCAGGCGGCACTGACATCAGTTCGGCAGCCCTTGGCGTTGGCGTCACCAAAGCCGGTGAGGCCTACTACTCCATGGGCACGGGTTCCAACCTCGGCATCATGATCCCGACCGGGCAGAACGTCGAGGAATACCGCATCCTGAAATGGCCGCACGTGCTGCCCGGCCTGACCATGTTCGATGGCCCGATGGCCTTTACCGGCGCGTCGTTGAAATGGTTCCGCGATCAGTTCGGCGATGCCGAATTCCGTCTGGCCGAGCGCATGGGCCACAATGTCTTCGACCTTTTCACCGAGCAGGCGAAGCGCGTGCCGGCTTGTTCCGACGGCCTGCTTTATCTGCCATACCTCGGCAACACGCTGTCGCCCAATTGGAACAGCAATGCCTGCGGCAACTTCTTCGGCGTGCGTCCAACGACGACACGGGCGCATTTCATCCGGGCGCTGATCGAGGGCGTCGCCTTCGACCTTTATTCCAACGTCCGCACCGCCAACGCGGCCGGCGTCAAGGTCGATGGTTTGATCCTGAACGGAGGTCCGACGAAGAGCCGGTTCTGGAACCAGATCACCGCCAGCGTGGTGAACCTGCCGTTGAAGACGCCAGACATCGGCGAGGCCGCTCCGATCGGTGATGCTGTCCTGGCCGGCGTCGCAGCCGGGATCTACAAATCGCCAACCGAGCCTCTTGAAAGCATCGTCCGCATCAAGGAGACGATCGATCCTGATCCGAAACTGCACGAGCGTTACCAGGATTTCTTCGAAGTATGGTCGTCGGTCTATCAGAACCTGCGCGGAGACATGGATCGCCATCGCGCGCTTCTCAACAAGTATCATTCGGCTTGA
- a CDS encoding fatty acid desaturase, protein MQGDNSASYAGIGGIGSKIWPLTGPEIISRDKLKTLRTRSNGPGLIRLAVHLTALALGVLAVYLSGGTPWLLIPSMLAYGIVVVLLFAPLHECSHGTAFHSRWINHAVGFAVAAFTFRPFLYFKYRHAAHHTFTQHEDHDPDIVPFPTSLRDYFGQIVGLSFWPKLVGTLWRGTTGRFTEEEREFLPESVWKQVMLEIRLLVLFYVAVAAVSIYFGSTIALAYWLLPRVMGEPVLRAIRMAEHTGAEESPNLLANTRTTLANPLLRMLYWNMPFHAEHHLASSVPFHALGRLHDEVSPHLQCVSKSYFQVHREIIREVLRSGRATPAGQGA, encoded by the coding sequence ATGCAAGGCGATAATTCCGCGAGCTATGCTGGGATCGGTGGCATCGGCAGCAAGATATGGCCGCTGACGGGACCGGAGATCATTTCACGCGACAAGCTGAAGACGCTTCGCACGCGGTCCAATGGACCGGGGCTGATCAGATTGGCAGTCCATCTTACGGCCCTGGCCCTCGGCGTGCTCGCCGTCTACCTCTCGGGTGGAACACCGTGGCTGCTGATACCTTCGATGCTCGCTTACGGCATCGTCGTCGTGCTGCTGTTCGCGCCCTTGCATGAATGCTCGCACGGCACCGCTTTCCATTCGCGATGGATCAACCACGCCGTCGGTTTTGCGGTCGCAGCCTTCACCTTCCGTCCCTTTCTCTACTTCAAATACAGGCATGCCGCCCACCATACGTTCACCCAGCACGAGGACCATGATCCGGATATCGTGCCGTTCCCGACATCGCTTCGCGACTATTTCGGGCAGATAGTCGGCCTCTCCTTCTGGCCGAAGCTGGTCGGTACGCTGTGGCGCGGCACGACCGGGCGCTTCACCGAGGAAGAGCGTGAGTTCCTGCCGGAATCGGTCTGGAAGCAGGTGATGCTGGAGATTCGGCTGCTCGTCCTCTTCTATGTCGCCGTCGCCGCCGTCTCGATCTATTTCGGCAGCACGATCGCGCTGGCCTATTGGCTGCTGCCCCGGGTGATGGGCGAGCCGGTGCTGCGCGCCATCCGCATGGCCGAGCACACCGGCGCCGAGGAAAGTCCGAACCTGCTTGCCAATACCAGGACCACGCTCGCGAACCCGTTGCTCAGGATGCTCTACTGGAACATGCCGTTCCATGCGGAGCACCACCTCGCTTCCTCTGTGCCGTTTCATGCGCTGGGCCGGCTTCATGACGAGGTCTCGCCGCATCTTCAATGTGTCAGCAAGAGCTACTTCCAGGTGCATCGCGAGATCATCCGCGAGGTGCTGCGCAGTGGCCGCGCCACGCCTGCCGGGCAGGGGGCCTGA
- a CDS encoding NAD(P)/FAD-dependent oxidoreductase, whose amino-acid sequence MRHGGFVGPIDVAGVETELPYERPPLSKGVLTSAGVPANAYLLSPARWNEIGVRFHLGAEAMGIDRREKIVALSNGRSLSYRKLVLATGLSPRRIRSLEPVAARTFYLRSFSDALALRGRIVAGARLVLVGAGLIGLEVAASAVKLGAAVTVLEAAGRPLSRLLPPYLSQWLADLHERAGVRILCDRQVVSSETLDAAGHLHLDDGSMLEADLVVVGIGGTPNDRIAGEADLHVDNGIVVNEFGQTSDPDIFAAGDVAAHENHFFGQRWRLESWKNAEDQAAVVASYLCGSPSPYSEVPWFWTDQYDLNLQVAGMPGIGEPAYERGKPGDRAYLAYFTAGDRLVGAVGVGCGRDIRIAREMIKAGARPDDAELIRKGFARFGDELGRQAS is encoded by the coding sequence TTGCGGCACGGCGGCTTTGTCGGGCCGATCGACGTGGCCGGGGTCGAAACGGAGCTGCCCTACGAGCGGCCGCCTTTGTCCAAGGGCGTGCTGACGTCAGCCGGCGTCCCGGCAAATGCCTATCTGCTATCGCCGGCACGGTGGAACGAGATCGGCGTCCGGTTCCATCTGGGCGCTGAAGCGATGGGCATCGACCGGCGAGAGAAGATCGTGGCTCTCTCTAACGGCCGCAGCCTCTCCTACCGGAAACTGGTTTTGGCCACGGGATTGTCGCCCCGCAGGATCCGATCGCTTGAGCCTGTCGCGGCACGCACCTTCTATCTTCGCTCGTTCTCGGATGCGCTCGCGCTACGCGGCCGCATCGTGGCTGGCGCTCGGTTGGTGCTTGTCGGGGCGGGGCTGATCGGCCTGGAGGTCGCCGCAAGCGCGGTCAAACTCGGCGCGGCGGTGACGGTTCTGGAAGCCGCCGGGCGCCCGTTGAGCCGACTGCTTCCGCCTTATCTTTCACAATGGCTCGCCGATCTCCATGAACGGGCAGGCGTACGCATTCTCTGTGATCGGCAAGTCGTTTCGTCCGAGACGCTGGACGCCGCAGGGCACCTCCATCTCGATGACGGATCGATGCTGGAGGCCGACCTTGTCGTTGTGGGCATCGGCGGCACGCCGAACGACCGGATTGCCGGCGAAGCAGACCTGCATGTCGACAACGGCATTGTCGTCAATGAATTTGGGCAGACCAGCGATCCCGACATATTCGCAGCGGGCGATGTCGCGGCTCATGAGAACCATTTCTTCGGTCAGCGCTGGCGGTTGGAGTCGTGGAAGAATGCGGAAGACCAAGCGGCCGTCGTTGCGTCATATCTGTGCGGCAGTCCATCCCCTTACAGCGAGGTGCCCTGGTTTTGGACGGATCAATACGACCTCAACTTACAAGTGGCAGGGATGCCAGGCATCGGAGAGCCGGCGTATGAACGTGGCAAACCGGGCGATCGTGCCTATCTCGCATATTTTACGGCGGGCGACCGGCTGGTCGGCGCGGTCGGGGTCGGATGCGGCCGCGACATCCGCATCGCGCGCGAGATGATCAAGGCCGGCGCAAGGCCAGACGACGCCGAACTCATTCGCAAGGGCTTTGCGCGCTTCGGCGATGAACTCGGCAGGCAGGCGTCATGA
- a CDS encoding sugar ABC transporter ATP-binding protein, which translates to MSAPLLEVQSIRKTYPGVIALSDVTFDLKAGEVHALVGENGAGKSTLLSVMNGLVAPDSGEIRIGGQPVVLNDPTVALANRLALVHQELVLCPNLSVAENIFLGREPAGRLGKTRAMLNRMAKDLLDEIHVNLDPSRAVGELSLNEQQIVEICRALASRPRVLVFDEPTASLNDDQVVHLLAIIRKLKANGLGIVYVSHRLSEVVQISDRVTVLRDGHVVATRDIAGLNEAALVTLMVGREHKPGQSAYKERRCGDVALEAKGIGKAGVFEDICLQVRAGEIVGIAGLLGCQREAVVRAIFGDQSIDRGEIRVQGRKVQLRSPRDAIAFGIGFMPADRKGEGLVLPMSVGDNIAMTILRRLGRLGFMKRRQRNATANGLVRTLAIKTNGLAQLASQLSGGNQQKIVIGKWIARGGDIVIAEDPTRGVDVGAKFEIWRAIQDLAEQGKAILLLTTELQEMMDACDRILVMSRGRVTGHFHRKDFSAEAIAHCFVA; encoded by the coding sequence ATGAGCGCCCCACTGCTCGAGGTCCAATCGATCCGCAAGACATATCCCGGCGTCATTGCACTCTCCGACGTGACCTTCGATCTGAAGGCCGGCGAAGTTCATGCCCTGGTCGGCGAGAACGGCGCCGGCAAGTCGACGCTGCTGTCGGTCATGAATGGCCTCGTCGCGCCCGACAGCGGCGAAATCAGGATCGGCGGCCAGCCCGTGGTCCTCAACGATCCCACGGTGGCGCTCGCCAACCGGCTGGCGCTGGTCCACCAGGAACTGGTGCTATGTCCGAACCTGAGCGTCGCCGAGAACATCTTTCTCGGCCGTGAACCGGCCGGTCGTCTCGGCAAGACACGCGCTATGCTCAACCGCATGGCGAAGGACCTGCTCGATGAAATTCATGTCAACCTTGATCCTTCGCGGGCGGTCGGCGAACTCAGCCTCAACGAGCAGCAGATCGTCGAGATATGCCGCGCCTTGGCGAGCCGTCCGCGCGTCCTCGTCTTCGACGAGCCGACCGCCTCGCTGAACGATGACCAGGTCGTGCATCTGCTTGCCATCATTCGCAAGCTGAAGGCCAACGGTCTCGGCATCGTCTACGTCTCGCACCGGTTGAGCGAGGTGGTGCAGATTTCGGATCGCGTCACCGTGCTCCGCGACGGCCATGTCGTCGCCACCCGGGATATAGCCGGCTTGAACGAGGCTGCTCTTGTCACGTTGATGGTCGGGCGTGAACACAAGCCGGGTCAGTCCGCCTACAAGGAGAGGCGCTGTGGCGACGTCGCGCTGGAGGCGAAGGGGATCGGCAAGGCCGGGGTCTTCGAGGATATTTGCCTGCAGGTGCGGGCCGGCGAGATCGTCGGCATCGCCGGATTGCTGGGCTGCCAGCGCGAGGCCGTCGTGCGCGCGATCTTCGGCGACCAGTCTATCGATCGCGGCGAGATCCGCGTTCAGGGACGCAAGGTGCAACTGCGCTCTCCGCGTGACGCCATCGCCTTCGGCATCGGCTTCATGCCCGCCGATCGCAAAGGTGAGGGCCTCGTCCTGCCGATGAGCGTCGGCGACAATATCGCAATGACGATCCTGCGCCGACTCGGCCGCCTCGGCTTCATGAAACGCCGGCAAAGAAACGCGACGGCCAACGGCCTGGTGCGCACATTGGCAATCAAGACCAACGGCCTGGCGCAACTGGCGTCGCAACTCTCTGGCGGGAACCAGCAGAAGATCGTCATCGGCAAATGGATCGCACGCGGCGGCGACATCGTGATCGCCGAGGACCCGACCCGCGGCGTCGATGTGGGCGCCAAGTTCGAGATATGGCGCGCAATCCAGGACCTGGCAGAACAGGGCAAGGCAATCCTGCTGCTGACCACTGAGCTGCAGGAGATGATGGATGCCTGCGACCGCATCCTCGTCATGAGCCGCGGTCGAGTGACCGGACATTTTCACCGCAAGGACTTCTCCGCGGAAGCAATCGCGCATTGCTTCGTGGCCTAG
- a CDS encoding zinc-binding dehydrogenase: MRSRAAICFEIHKPLAIAEVQVAPPGHGEALVEIVASGLCHTDLTALDGVNATSVYPLIPGHEGAGRVVEVGDGVYDLKPGDHVIPLYGPECRHCRMCRSGRTNLCWTIKPTRDKGVMPDGTSRFSIESRPVHHFMGTSTLSRYTVVPEIALAKIRKDAPLDKVCLFGCGVTTGVGAALAEVREGDAVAVFGLGGIGINVVQGARLAGAARIIGIDLTHSKSELARSYGMTDFVDASREDAKVVQAVRDLTDGGVDVAFECTGIVPVMRQAFDCSQPAWGAAVLLGVEPPGAEMGFPPVGVRYGRTIRGSYFGGVKGRSGLSKLIDCYMDGRLDLDRQITHNLALSEVNRGFDLMRAGESVRSIVLFE, encoded by the coding sequence ATCCGTTCACGCGCCGCGATCTGCTTCGAGATCCACAAGCCGCTAGCGATAGCAGAAGTGCAGGTTGCGCCGCCCGGTCACGGCGAAGCGCTCGTAGAGATCGTCGCCTCGGGCCTTTGTCACACGGACCTCACCGCGCTCGATGGCGTCAACGCGACCAGCGTCTATCCTCTCATTCCCGGACATGAGGGCGCAGGGCGAGTGGTCGAGGTGGGCGATGGAGTCTACGATCTCAAGCCGGGCGACCATGTCATTCCGCTCTATGGCCCGGAATGCAGGCATTGCCGCATGTGCAGGAGCGGGCGGACCAATCTTTGCTGGACCATCAAGCCGACGCGCGACAAGGGCGTCATGCCGGATGGAACTTCGCGCTTCTCGATCGAATCGCGACCGGTGCACCATTTCATGGGCACCTCGACGCTTTCCCGCTATACGGTCGTCCCTGAAATTGCGCTGGCGAAGATCCGCAAGGATGCGCCGCTGGACAAGGTCTGCCTGTTCGGCTGCGGCGTCACCACGGGCGTCGGCGCGGCGCTGGCCGAGGTCCGCGAGGGCGACGCTGTTGCCGTCTTTGGGCTGGGCGGCATTGGCATCAATGTTGTGCAGGGGGCGCGGCTTGCCGGCGCCGCAAGGATCATCGGCATCGACCTGACGCACAGCAAGTCCGAACTCGCGCGCTCCTACGGCATGACCGACTTTGTCGATGCGTCACGCGAGGACGCCAAAGTCGTGCAGGCGGTTCGCGATCTCACTGACGGCGGCGTCGATGTCGCATTCGAATGTACGGGCATCGTGCCGGTCATGCGGCAGGCCTTCGACTGCTCCCAGCCGGCCTGGGGCGCCGCTGTGTTGCTCGGTGTCGAGCCGCCCGGCGCCGAAATGGGATTCCCGCCGGTTGGCGTCCGCTATGGCCGCACGATCCGCGGCAGTTATTTCGGTGGCGTCAAAGGACGCAGCGGGCTGAGCAAGCTGATTGATTGTTACATGGACGGCCGGCTCGATCTGGATCGGCAGATCACACACAACCTGGCGCTCAGTGAGGTCAATCGCGGCTTCGACCTGATGCGAGCGGGAGAGTCGGTGCGCAGCATCGTTCTCTTCGAATGA